A window of the Podospora bellae-mahoneyi strain CBS 112042 chromosome 6, whole genome shotgun sequence genome harbors these coding sequences:
- a CDS encoding hypothetical protein (EggNog:ENOG503P4WK; COG:S), translated as MGMVQSDSLRRTQSYRVLKSQPAESIAPRFLERGLAADANVFPAPLSISTTRVPEEPVAYLRVVGLEFLKASATFYSAIGRPSRTGFKLLEDVLAPGDRGKAERIDRQTKEEQRNREMGLPAMTTVDEQAHFAQRLGFGADDIARYQTDWRVEHLTFEGEDGQHRQFPTRFGLVKEDSVWFVVLILQIQPPRPYQYPTPSPNPRDNTYPYQPTPLSFSQPTPMSATFDPRQSRLGEPSPYGARQSMAIGAPPPSIMTGRSPGLPSGYVPSPNRPSYPETSSSYQVPRSEIHPPSSRPPQMQGYQLPPLNLGPSTGPSQPQPQERQSRGDRPRVDIGGLLDHPGHPRDPPPPQQ; from the coding sequence ATGGGTATGGTTCAAAGTGACAGTCTCCGACGCACTCAGTCGTATCGCGTGCTGAAATCTCAGCCAGCCGAATCAATCGCACCGAGATTCCTCGAACGAGGTTTGGCAGCTGATGCAAACGTTTTTCCAGCTCCCCTATCGATATCGACAACGAGGGTTCCCGAAGAACCAGTGGCATACTTGAGGGTTGTTGGCCTGGAGTTTTTGAAGGCATCGGCAACCTTCTACAGCGCCATAGGACGGCCGTCGAGAACGGGTTTCAAACTGCTGGAGGATGTACTTGCACCCGGTGATCGCGGCAAGGCCGAGAGGATTGACCGACAGACAAAGGAGGAGCAACGGAACAGAGAGATGGGACTGCCGGCCATGACGACCGTCGATGAGCAAGCCCACTTTGCTCAAAGACTCGGGTTCGGCGCAGATGACATTGCAAGATACCAGACAGACTGGAGGGTGGAGCATCTTACctttgagggagaagatggtcAGCATCGACAATTTCCAACTCGATTTGGGCTGGTGAAGGAAGATTCGGTTTGGTTTGTCGTACTAATCCTCCAGATCCAGCCACCTAGACCATATCAGTACCCGACGCCCTCGCCGAACCCAAGAGACAACACATATCCGTATCAGCCCACGCCCCTGTCGTTTTCCCAGCCCACGCCCATGTCAGCGACGTTCGATCCGAGGCAATCAAGGCTAGGAGAGCCTTCGCCCTACGGAGCGAGGCAGTCGATGGCCATTGGAGCCCCGCCACCATCGATAATGACGGGAAGGAGCCCTGGCCTTCCCTCAGGTTACGTCCCATCTCCAAACAGGCCTAGCTACCCAGAAACGTCATCCTCCTACCAGGTACCCAGAAGCGAGATTCATCCTCCATCAAGTCGGCCGCCTCAGATGCAAGGGTACCAGCTTCCACCGTTGAACCTTGGGCCTTCCACGGGTCCTTCCCAACCGCAGCCACAAGAGCGGCAGTCTCGAGGAGATCGACCACGAGTTGATATTGGCGGTCTCCTTGATCACCCGGGTCACCCCAGggatccaccaccaccccaacaatGA
- the mlh1 gene encoding DNA mismatch repair protein Mlh1 (COG:L; BUSCO:EOG092615IE; EggNog:ENOG503NUYJ) produces the protein MSDAMEVDSEVDGPRGAKRKADALDDNTPQRRIKPLDEDVINKIAAGEIIVAPVNALKELMENSVDAGSTTVDVSVKEGGLKLLQITDNGSGIEKEDLPILCQRFTTSKLQKFEDLQTIATYGFRGEALASISHIAHLTVTTKTRDSECAWRGHYGSGVLVPAKPGQSPDPKPVSGRQGTQITVEDLFFNVPTRRRAFRSPANEYNKILDMVGRYAIHCTGVGFTCKKHGESSKGISVSPTAPCLDRIRQIYGASVANELTEFETKDDQWGFKAKGLATNANYRTKKTTLLLFINNRCVESTNIRKALEQTYASFLPKNGHPFVYLSLEIDPRRVDVNVHPTKQEVNFLNEDETIQAVCEHLRSKLAEVDASRTFLTQTLLPASSRAASSTQLPPAPSAPSMATPASSRRAPPRSDTSLVRTDTNLRKITSMLPPARPGGSTPSRPGPEPMEFDTAPEPRQPTSCHLHSIKELRAEVREEMHNELTDIFANHTFVGIVDERRRLAAIQAGVKLYMIDYGRVCYEYFYQSGLTDFGNFGAVQFQPPLDIRNLLSSSPNLLTEYEEEQDDDEEEDIDPEEKAEIIEAVVEKLIERREMLLEYFSLEVSPAGELCSVPLLVNGYEPPLTKLPGFLVRLGPCVNWTEEKACFESFLKELAGFYVPERLPLKKVAKEEDDGTLDSADEREEDSKGEEEKRIDARRRNVKWALEHVLFPAFKARLVGTKGIMEAGGVVEVADLKGLYRVFERC, from the exons ATGAGTGATGCAATGGAGGTGGATTCCGAGGTGGATGGGCCTCGCGGTGCCAAGAGGAAGGCTGATGCTCTTGACgacaacaccccccaacGTCGAATCAAG CCCCTGGACGAAGATGTCATCAACAAAATTGCTGCCGGGGAAATCATCGTGGCTCCCGTGAACGCCTTGAAGGAGTTGATGGAGAACTCTGTCGACGCGGGATCAACCACCGTAGATGTTTCGGTGAAAGAGGGAGGCTTGAAGTTACTACAGATCACTGATAATGGCTCTGGTATCGAG AAAGAAGATCTGCCAATATTGTGTCAACGTTTCACGACGTCCAAGCTCCAAAAGTTTGAAGACCTTCAGACCATCGCTACCTATGGTTTCAGAGGCGAGGCCTTGGCCAGCATCAGCCACATTGCCCATCTTACCGTGACTACGAAAACACGGGACTCAGAGTGTGCCTGGAGGGGTCACTATGGCAGCGGAGTGTTAGTCCCAGCCAAACCTGGCCAGTCTCCTGACCCAAAGCCTGTATCTGGCCGACAAGGCACCCAGATTACCGTTGAAGATTTGTTCTTCAACGTTCCTACAAGACGGCGTGCGTTTCGATCACCAGCCAACGAGTACAACAAAATCCTGGACATGGTTGGGAGATATGCTATCCATTGTACCGGTGTGGGTTTCACATGCAAGAAACATGGCGAATCATCCAAAGGCATCTCCGTATCTCCAACAGCGCCATGTCTGGACAGGATCAGACAAATCTACGGCGCAAGCGTTGCCAACGAGCTCACCGAATTCGAGACGAAAGATGATCAATGGGGGTTCAAGGCAAAGGGGCTTGCCACCAACGCCAACTACAGAACCAAAAAAACTACCTTGCTGTTGTTCATTAATAACAGATGTGTTGAGTCAACCAACATCCGCAAGGCACTCGAGCAGACCTATGCGTCattcctccccaaaaacggTCATCCGTTTGTATACCTCAGCCTTGAGATAGACCCACGCCGGGTCGACGTCAACGTCCACCCAACCAAACAAGAAGTTAACTTCTTGAATGAAGACGAAACCATTCAAGCAGTATGCGAACACTTGCGCTCCAAACTAGCCGAGGTAGATGCCAGCAGGACCTTCCTCACCCagaccctcctcccagcaAGCAGCCGGGCTGCCTCCTCCACTCAACTGCCACCAGCCCCCTCTGCACCCTCTATGGCGACCCCGGCTTCCAGTCGAAGAGCCCCTCCTAGAAGCGACACCAGCCTCGTCAGGACAGACACAAACCTTCGGAAAATCACGAGCATGCTCCCCCCTGCCAGACCAGGCGGCAGCACGCCATCCCGCCCAGGCCCAGAGCCCATGGAATTTGACACGGCACCCGAGCCTCGTCAGCCCACATCTTGTCATTTGCACAGCATCAAAGAGCTCCGCGCAGAAGTCCGCGAGGAGATGCACAACGAGCTCACTGATATCTTTGCCAACCACACTTTTGTCGGAATTGTTGACGAGCGCCGCAGGCTGGCTGCTATACAAGCTGGCGTTAAGCTCTACATGATTGACTACGGCCGGGTGTGTTACGAATACTTTTACCAGTCAGGGCTAACAGATTTCGGTAATTTTGGTGCGGTACAATTTCAGCCTCCTCTTGACATTCGCAACCTACTGTCATCGTCCCCAAATCTCCTCACTGAATATGAAGAAGagcaggatgatgatgaggaagaggacatTGACCCCGAAGAAAAGGCCGAGATCATAGAGGCTGTGGTGGAGAAGTTGATTGAGAGAAGAGAAATGTTGCTGGAGTACTTTAGTTTGGAAGTATCTCCCGCGGGAGAGTTGTGCAGTGTGCCGCTGTTGGTCAACGGGTATGAGCCACCTTTGACAAAGTTGCCAGGGTtcttggtgaggttggggccTTGTGTCAACTggacggaggagaaggcttgTTTTGAGAGCTTCCTGAAGGAGCTGGCTGGATTTTATGTACCAGAGAGGTTGCCGCTGAAGAAGGTAGccaaagaggaggatgatgggacGCTGGATAGTGCTGATGAGAGGGAAGAAGATAGtaaaggggaagaggaaaagagaattgatgcgaggaggagaaatgTGAAATGGGCGTTGGAGCATGTGCTTTTCCCGGCGTTTAAGGCGAGGCTGGTCGGGACGAAAGGCATCATGGAGGCCgggggtgtggtggaggtggcggatTTGAAGGGGCTGTACAGAGTCTTTGAAAGGTGTTAG